The Nostoc cf. commune SO-36 genomic sequence TCTGGTAGCCCAAAGCCTCGGTAGTGCTTCAGTGCAGGTAAACGCTCAAACCAGGGGTAAAAAGTAAAATCAACCAAACTAATAGATTCACCAAACCAGTAAGGCCCTTCTCCTGATAACTTCCCAAAAGCCTCTTTTTCAATAAACTCCAGATGTTTATATAGTTCTTGTTTAGCTGCTTCTTGCTGTTGGATATCAGGACTACGCAAGAGAGTAGAAAAAGCTGGAACGAATCGAGTATTAGCAAAATCAATCCAGATTCGAGCTTGTGCTTTAGCAATGGGGCTGCTAGGCAAAAGCGGCGGATTTGGAAATACCTCATTGAGATATTCGTTAATTACCGCCGATTCCCAGACTCTATTCTCACCATGTACAAGTGCTGGCACTTTTCCATAAGGAGAAATATCTGTAAATCCCTCCGGCTTGTTCTGCAAATTAATCTCAATCAAGTCAAATTCGATGCCTTTTTCTTGCAATACCAAACGCGAACGGTGAGCATAAGGGCAAACAACCGCACTATATATCTTGATTTCAGCCATGTTGATTATTCCTCTATGAATAGGATTGGTTTATTAGCTATGGCAATTAGTTCAATCCAAAATCCAAAATCTAAAATTGAACTAGAGCCAAGGCACTTCTTCAGGCGCATAACGAAAAGCACGGAATACTGAATTTTGCTCCCCACTCGCTACTGCTGACTTCTCACCAAGATTCCTTGCCGCAAAGTGAGGATTGACATATTCCCAAACAATCTCTCCTGTAACTGTCACCTCAAATATGCGACCGAAAGCACCTTCTGTAATTAAAGTGTTGCCATTCGCTAGACGCTGTGCGCCTGATATATAAGAACTGAAGAAATTTTGAGGTGGGTTGTCACTGTATTGCCAAACTATTTCTTTTGTTTGACGGTTGACTTCAATCACACGAGAGAAATTCAGCGCAGTGTGACGACGATGTGCGCCAT encodes the following:
- a CDS encoding glutathione S-transferase family protein, which codes for MAEIKIYSAVVCPYAHRSRLVLQEKGIEFDLIEINLQNKPEGFTDISPYGKVPALVHGENRVWESAVINEYLNEVFPNPPLLPSSPIAKAQARIWIDFANTRFVPAFSTLLRSPDIQQQEAAKQELYKHLEFIEKEAFGKLSGEGPYWFGESISLVDFTFYPWFERLPALKHYRGFGLPEEFTRLRQWKKALKQRDSVVAIANSKEFYIERYARFATPVAA